From Rutidosis leptorrhynchoides isolate AG116_Rl617_1_P2 chromosome 3, CSIRO_AGI_Rlap_v1, whole genome shotgun sequence, a single genomic window includes:
- the LOC139898513 gene encoding cyclase-like protein 2, which translates to MVSITTLVTLLTTLIITISSSTANDAYPSQNTAVETPCDLVNDDGGSSSLSPVRREVYDGGRIIDISHRFRPDMPSWLSDDGLGQFLKLPASMKNGSHANVSEMKIVVHTGTHVDAPGHMIDHYFDAGFDVDTLDLHVLNGPALLVDVPRDSNITAEVMKSLNIPKGVIRVLFRTLNTDRRLMWKKQFDTSYVGFMKDGAQWLKDNTDIKLVGIDYLSVAAFVHSVPTHRVFFESREIILVEGLKLDDVEAGLYDVHCLPLRLLGAEGSPIRCILIK; encoded by the exons ATGGTTTCAATAACTACACTAGTCACACTCCTTACAACACTTATCATCACAATTTCATCTTCAACCGCCAACGATGCATACCCATCTCAAAACACAGCCGTCGAGACACCTTGCGACTTGGTCAACGATGACGGCGGCAGCAGCAGCTTGTCCCCTGTCCGAAGAGAAGTCTATGATGGCGGTAGAATAATTGACATAAGTCATCGGTTCCGCCCTGACATGCCATCGTGGTTGTCGGATGATGGTCTTGGACAGTTTCTTAAGCTTCCGGCGAGTATGAAAAACGGTTCACACGCTAATGTTTCTGAGATGAAAATAGTGGTACATACTGGGACCCATGTGGATGCTCCGGGTCATATGATTGATCATTATTTTGATGCTGGGTTTGATGTTGATACACTCGATCTTCATGTCTTAAATG GCCCAGCATTATTAGTTGATGTTCCAAGGGACAGTAACATAACAG CTGAAGTTATGAAGTCTCTGAACATTCCAAAGGGAGTAATACGGGTGCTTTTCAGAACATTAAACACTGATAG GCGGCTAATGTGGAAAAAGCAGTTTGATACAAGCTATGTTGGATTTATGAAGGATGGTGCCCAGTGGCTTAAGGACAACACAGACATCAAACTTGTTG GTATTGATTACTTATCAGTTGCTGCATTCGTTCATTCTGTTCCTACACATCGTGTCTTCTTTGAGAGCAGG GAAATAATTCTTGTTGAAGGTCTGAAACTTGATGATGTGGAAGCAGGACTATATGATGTCCATTGTTTACCATTAAGATTACTGGGAGCAGAAGGATCTCCCATAAGATGCATTCTCATCAAGTAA